One Maribacter cobaltidurans genomic window carries:
- a CDS encoding VCBS repeat-containing protein produces the protein MRKIIGIVSFLLFLGCDTKKSPKTMFEMVSSEHSGLTFSNTITENETLNILDYEYLYNGGGVGIGDFNSDGLPDVFFTGNMVNSRIYLNLGNLKFKDITESSGIKTNAWCTGVSIMDINNDGKPDIHISTAHDLSLNNSENYFFINDTDEKGNVQFRNLSKEMNLADLSYTMQAVWLDYDRDGDLDLFLANNSKEEYPKNNPFGQREDGKGKSTDKLYRNSGVSESGIPWFEDVSKEAGISIEGWSLGVAVLDINNDQYPDIYVANDFISNDLLYVNNGNGTFTNKINSYFKHQSHNSMGMDVADINNDGAQDLLVLDMLPDDNLRKKTMFADIPFDRFNTSVNVGYQPQYVRNVLQLNTDEAGFSDIGYSAGVAQTDWSWSPLIADFDNDGLRDIYITNGYRKDITDMDFVDFYNSMNTFGSIADREARLKEQLNTMKGMKKSNFFFRNNGSNSFTDETLNLGLSIPSYSNGAAYADFDQDGDLDLVVNNINEEALFFENKLNGSSGQNTNYLRIAMEPNAEFLGAKVWVYSSSGVKYGEYYPQKGYLSSFEPYLHFGMGPETSADSLKILWPDQTVSLYKNVKVNQVLSPKKQILDSKNVPKNVKGEPMFYQTFLKGVNYVHQESLFDDFKKWPLNFRGYSKPGPVLESGDVDGDGLKDFFVGGTANNEAIIYIQNKSDGFTAQRFQISKEEILPENSGACFFDVDNDGDLDLYIANGSSENFAKPQLYQDQLYLNDGLGHFERSLDALPEIAYPTNTVVPMDMDKDGDMDLFVGGRLDSKNFPFSPRSYILENSNGNFKDITDKIAPELRFPGMITDGTASDVNNDGWIDLMLVGEWNPIQVFLNKEGRFELDRSKNGLVNTNGWWNCIKAADFDGDGDTDFVAGNWGLNNPFKASIKEPLGLYAKDFDNNGSIEPIMTYFVQNKEYIFHPRGTLMKQLPMIRKMTNNYEGYGKKTFSELFDKDKIDKQGTFKAYQLSSVYIENLGNGSFKSIPLPQDVQWSPVFDFKITDLNGDNRLDVLAVGNFNDTEVLTGHYDAGNGNVLLNLGEGNFNSLSIGQSGFAVLGEARSILNLKTKEGSELFIIGLQNDSLKVFTKSSVISKKPLLP, from the coding sequence ATGCGAAAGATTATCGGTATTGTGTCATTTTTATTATTTCTGGGCTGCGACACCAAAAAGTCCCCTAAAACCATGTTTGAAATGGTTTCGAGTGAGCATTCCGGACTCACTTTCAGCAATACGATTACAGAAAACGAAACATTGAATATTCTTGATTACGAGTACCTGTATAATGGTGGAGGTGTGGGTATAGGTGATTTCAATTCAGATGGTCTACCTGATGTTTTTTTTACGGGCAATATGGTGAACAGTCGTATTTATCTTAATCTTGGCAATCTTAAATTTAAGGATATTACAGAATCTTCTGGTATTAAAACCAATGCCTGGTGTACTGGTGTTTCCATAATGGATATAAATAACGATGGAAAGCCGGACATACATATTTCAACCGCTCACGACCTTTCTTTGAATAATTCTGAAAACTACTTTTTTATTAATGATACGGACGAAAAAGGCAATGTACAATTCAGAAACCTATCAAAAGAAATGAATCTGGCCGATTTATCCTATACTATGCAAGCCGTTTGGTTGGATTATGATCGTGATGGTGATTTGGATCTTTTTTTGGCCAATAATTCCAAAGAGGAATATCCAAAGAATAATCCATTTGGTCAGCGAGAGGATGGTAAAGGAAAAAGTACGGACAAGCTCTATAGAAATTCGGGGGTAAGTGAAAGCGGGATACCATGGTTTGAGGATGTCTCCAAAGAAGCAGGAATAAGTATTGAAGGTTGGAGCTTAGGGGTCGCCGTATTAGATATAAATAATGACCAATATCCAGATATTTATGTGGCGAATGATTTTATATCCAACGACTTACTTTACGTCAATAATGGGAATGGTACGTTTACCAATAAAATAAATTCCTATTTCAAGCATCAAAGCCATAATAGTATGGGAATGGATGTAGCCGATATCAATAACGATGGTGCGCAGGATTTACTGGTTCTTGATATGCTTCCCGATGACAATTTGAGAAAGAAAACAATGTTTGCGGATATTCCCTTTGATCGCTTTAATACTTCCGTAAACGTGGGCTACCAACCTCAGTATGTAAGAAATGTTCTTCAGCTAAATACTGATGAAGCAGGATTTAGTGACATAGGCTACTCCGCAGGTGTAGCACAGACAGACTGGTCTTGGTCTCCCCTCATTGCAGATTTTGACAATGATGGTTTACGGGATATCTATATTACCAACGGTTACCGAAAGGATATTACAGATATGGATTTTGTGGATTTCTACAATTCCATGAACACTTTTGGCTCCATAGCGGACCGTGAGGCCAGGCTCAAGGAACAATTGAATACCATGAAAGGAATGAAAAAATCCAATTTTTTCTTTAGAAACAATGGTTCCAATTCCTTTACCGATGAAACCCTAAATTTGGGCCTTTCAATTCCGTCGTATTCCAATGGGGCCGCCTATGCCGATTTTGATCAGGATGGGGACTTGGACCTAGTGGTCAATAATATTAACGAGGAAGCCTTATTTTTTGAAAATAAACTCAATGGTTCAAGTGGGCAAAATACAAACTATCTCAGAATAGCCATGGAACCAAATGCCGAATTCTTGGGAGCAAAAGTCTGGGTTTATTCTAGTTCCGGTGTAAAATATGGTGAATATTACCCTCAGAAAGGCTATTTGTCCTCATTTGAGCCTTATTTACATTTTGGTATGGGTCCTGAAACTTCCGCGGATTCGCTAAAAATACTTTGGCCAGACCAAACGGTTTCTCTTTACAAAAATGTGAAAGTCAATCAAGTGCTCAGTCCAAAAAAACAAATTTTGGATAGCAAAAATGTTCCAAAAAACGTAAAGGGCGAACCGATGTTCTATCAAACTTTCTTAAAGGGCGTCAACTATGTTCATCAAGAAAGCCTCTTTGATGATTTTAAAAAATGGCCGTTGAATTTTCGGGGATATAGCAAACCCGGTCCAGTACTTGAATCCGGCGATGTTGATGGAGATGGTTTGAAGGATTTTTTTGTGGGTGGTACAGCGAACAACGAAGCAATCATTTATATTCAAAACAAATCTGATGGTTTTACAGCACAGCGATTTCAAATTTCAAAAGAAGAGATTCTACCGGAAAATTCAGGCGCATGCTTTTTTGATGTGGACAATGATGGGGATTTGGATTTATATATTGCCAATGGTAGTTCCGAAAATTTTGCTAAACCACAGTTGTATCAAGATCAGCTCTATCTAAACGATGGTCTTGGCCATTTTGAAAGAAGTTTAGATGCCCTTCCTGAAATAGCATATCCTACCAATACTGTAGTTCCAATGGACATGGATAAAGATGGTGATATGGATTTATTTGTAGGTGGGCGTCTAGATTCAAAGAATTTTCCCTTTTCTCCCAGGTCATATATCCTAGAAAACAGTAATGGCAATTTTAAAGATATTACTGATAAAATTGCGCCTGAGCTGCGCTTTCCTGGAATGATAACAGACGGCACGGCTAGTGATGTCAATAATGACGGGTGGATAGACCTAATGCTTGTTGGGGAATGGAATCCCATTCAGGTATTTTTAAATAAGGAAGGCCGTTTTGAACTGGACAGGAGTAAGAATGGGCTGGTGAATACCAATGGTTGGTGGAACTGCATAAAGGCGGCTGATTTTGATGGCGATGGGGATACTGATTTTGTAGCAGGCAACTGGGGATTGAATAATCCCTTTAAAGCTAGTATTAAAGAGCCTTTGGGGTTGTATGCCAAGGATTTTGACAATAATGGCTCTATAGAGCCTATAATGACGTACTTCGTTCAAAATAAGGAGTACATTTTTCATCCTAGGGGTACCTTGATGAAGCAACTTCCCATGATCCGAAAAATGACAAATAATTACGAGGGCTATGGAAAAAAGACGTTCTCCGAACTTTTTGATAAAGATAAAATCGACAAACAGGGTACATTCAAGGCCTACCAACTTTCTTCGGTATATATTGAAAATCTTGGTAATGGAAGTTTTAAAAGCATACCCTTACCACAAGATGTGCAATGGTCTCCCGTTTTTGATTTTAAGATTACCGATCTGAATGGCGATAATAGACTGGATGTTTTGGCCGTGGGTAATTTTAACGATACGGAGGTTCTGACCGGTCACTATGACGCTGGTAACGGTAACGTGCTCTTGAATTTAGGGGAGGGTAATTTTAACAGCTTATCTATCGGTCAAAGTGGTTTCGCAGTTCTTGGAGAAGCGCGATCTATCCTAAACTTAAAAACGAAGGAAGGTAGTGAACTATTTATTATAGGTCTTCAAAATGACAGCCTAAAGGTGTTCACTAAAAGTTCGGTGATTTCAAAGAAACCACTATTGCCTTAG
- a CDS encoding RagB/SusD family nutrient uptake outer membrane protein gives MKNFKLIIAVVAAFLFTLSCGREDLDVTNPNQVVVATYYKNGNELRNGVYSIYASWQSLQLYAREYFFLHDLRGDDNKAGGGQLETPRNQLLIGTNDPGNSVARDVWTGLYAVILRSNIVIEQGPGVEDISEGLRTALIAEAKLMRGWAYFELGSLWGGVPIYTTYASTFEDSAPKSSQEDVLAQAIQDLQDAASGLPLASNTEQVGRFSKGTAQAMLGRALMFTGDYAGAKNAFEAIVNSGEYALVDEYDDNFQEENEYNSESIAEIGYANVGGFNWNGTGDDVGNEQSVRTQEYSAVGWRNLIPSEGLLNEFERTSKGDAKDDPRFAKSFYTLGDTFNNGESVLTDVQGEETTFEGVTTKISWRKYSLMYKTDPGGFLTGGINMRVIRYAEVLINLAECELELGNSSRAISLLNQVRSRPSVDMPPYPTANVPVSNPTEVMEAIIHEKRVELSSEQIRNRDILRWRKEGKLATEPIAHYSPKLELLPIPQSEIDNNSNLSEADQNPGY, from the coding sequence ATGAAAAATTTTAAACTAATTATTGCTGTAGTTGCGGCATTTCTCTTTACCCTGTCATGTGGTAGAGAAGATTTGGATGTAACTAACCCGAACCAAGTGGTCGTAGCTACCTATTATAAAAACGGGAATGAACTAAGAAATGGAGTCTATTCCATATATGCGTCTTGGCAGAGTCTTCAATTGTACGCTAGGGAATATTTCTTTCTTCACGACTTAAGGGGTGATGATAACAAAGCAGGCGGAGGTCAGCTAGAGACACCGAGAAACCAGTTATTGATCGGTACAAATGATCCCGGTAATTCAGTGGCCAGAGATGTGTGGACTGGATTATATGCCGTTATTTTAAGGTCCAATATTGTCATCGAGCAAGGTCCAGGGGTAGAGGATATAAGTGAAGGTCTGAGAACGGCTCTAATAGCAGAGGCAAAACTTATGAGGGGTTGGGCTTATTTTGAATTAGGAAGTTTGTGGGGAGGTGTTCCCATTTATACTACTTATGCCTCCACTTTTGAGGATAGCGCTCCAAAATCGTCCCAAGAAGATGTTTTGGCACAAGCTATTCAGGATCTTCAGGATGCCGCTTCAGGACTGCCTTTAGCTTCGAATACGGAGCAAGTAGGAAGGTTTTCAAAAGGTACAGCTCAGGCCATGCTAGGGCGGGCCTTAATGTTTACAGGGGATTATGCAGGCGCTAAAAATGCTTTTGAAGCCATTGTGAACTCAGGTGAGTACGCCTTGGTAGATGAATACGATGATAACTTTCAGGAAGAAAATGAATATAACAGCGAGTCTATCGCAGAAATTGGTTACGCCAATGTTGGAGGTTTTAACTGGAATGGTACCGGTGACGACGTAGGAAACGAACAAAGCGTGAGAACACAAGAATATTCTGCGGTAGGATGGAGAAACTTAATACCATCTGAAGGACTTTTAAATGAGTTTGAGCGCACCTCCAAGGGTGATGCCAAAGATGATCCTCGTTTTGCAAAGAGCTTTTATACCTTGGGAGACACATTTAATAATGGTGAAAGTGTTTTGACCGATGTTCAGGGCGAAGAAACCACTTTTGAGGGCGTTACCACCAAAATAAGCTGGAGAAAGTATTCGCTAATGTACAAAACCGACCCCGGAGGATTCCTGACTGGAGGAATCAATATGAGGGTTATTCGCTATGCGGAAGTGCTTATCAATTTGGCTGAATGCGAATTGGAATTAGGGAACTCTTCTAGGGCAATATCCTTATTGAACCAAGTTAGAAGTAGGCCCAGTGTTGATATGCCTCCTTACCCTACAGCTAATGTTCCCGTAAGCAATCCTACAGAGGTTATGGAAGCTATAATTCATGAAAAAAGGGTAGAATTAAGTTCTGAACAAATTAGGAACAGGGATATATTGAGATGGAGAAAAGAAGGCAAATTGGCTACTGAACCCATTGCCCACTACAGTCCAAAATTGGAATTACTCCCAATACCTCAAAGTGAAATAGATAACAACTCCAATTTATCGGAGGCCGATCAAAACCCTGGATACTAG
- a CDS encoding SusC/RagA family TonB-linked outer membrane protein, producing MNKLKTAFIVTLLLGVQFAFSQTLTVTGTVTDDSGTPLPGASILVAGTSNGTQTDFDGNYVISNVPSNGTLAFSYIGFQSQNIQVDGRSTINLVLLEDAEALDEVVLIGYGTQKKESVTGAVSTVSSKDIVALPVVSFAEALQGRVPGIQINNSGGPGTDPIVRIRGIGSISFASSPLYVVDGYPVGGLGDFDNNDIASISVLKDASSSAIYGSRAANGVILVSTKKGRPTNGVELNYRTFSGFATASKKLDLLNREQYLEFGRELLDNAGATYPSRWSQLDTPIYAGTTQTYAETDSDYQDAVFTTGITTQHHLSVRGGSETSRVYASFGYFKQDGIMLGTGFSRYNFRVNSDHDVNKWLTVGESLTISNGERLNEAELGGRTQIQNIIRGIPYIPLRDPTLQGGLRAPDGADGTDPENPLRPAVIDRNTNSNVRIFGTAYANIKLFDGLDYRFTAGIDWNNFRNLQLQPIYFDGFAGRTENITIDQQNTSTGNYFSNQLNFAKTWGKHNIDAIAVAERQDFDIYTLTGNGRRLSNDLNVLQGTQAQTVSGTEGSNVIYSFLGRLNYDFGGRYLLSASLRRDGSSKFSEGYKWKTFPGISAGWNIAAEPFMEGVENLSELKIRGSWGQVGFEGIGDYESQAGISTNTNAIINNEEVQGAFFNRLANPELEWEVTTMTNIGLDLGLYQNRVQLSAEWYKRTTDNLILNVPIPASLGFAGNTIANVGGMENWGLDFSASYYSNPGTDFQWNVSANLGLFRNEVVALATESGSIFGGQNADAGGFDITRTAVGDPIQSFYGWKVEGIFQSQAEIDQYNALDGDPSTPYQSNAAPGDLIFQDLDGSGDITAEDRDVLGTFIPDFSYGLNFDSSYKNFYLNMYWYGNQGNDVYNATRVYTEGGLRLFNHGTQVLNAWTPSNTDTNIPRMVNGDPNQNTRTSDRFVEDASFLRLQNLKIGYRFPQDWLDKGLSGLSNFNVYLSGNNLLTFTKYQGYDPEIGARNNNLNIQGVDYGQYPRPRTILIGLELGF from the coding sequence ATGAACAAACTTAAAACGGCATTTATTGTAACACTCTTATTAGGTGTGCAATTTGCATTTTCCCAAACTTTAACTGTTACCGGTACAGTGACCGATGATTCCGGGACACCTTTGCCAGGTGCTTCCATATTGGTGGCGGGTACAAGTAATGGAACTCAAACGGATTTTGACGGTAACTATGTTATCTCCAATGTTCCTTCAAACGGAACCTTGGCCTTTAGTTATATAGGATTTCAGTCACAAAACATTCAAGTGGATGGCAGGTCTACTATCAATTTGGTTCTTTTAGAGGATGCAGAGGCATTGGACGAAGTGGTCCTTATAGGATACGGTACACAGAAAAAGGAGTCGGTCACGGGTGCGGTGTCTACAGTATCTTCAAAGGATATTGTGGCATTGCCAGTAGTTAGTTTTGCTGAAGCCCTACAAGGACGCGTACCTGGTATACAAATAAATAATTCCGGTGGTCCCGGTACAGATCCAATTGTACGTATAAGAGGGATTGGTTCCATTAGTTTTGCGTCTAGTCCATTATATGTTGTGGACGGTTATCCTGTAGGGGGATTAGGGGATTTTGACAATAATGATATAGCTTCCATTTCTGTTTTAAAGGATGCCAGTTCCTCAGCAATATATGGTTCGAGGGCTGCCAACGGTGTTATTTTGGTTTCTACAAAAAAGGGACGTCCTACAAATGGGGTAGAGCTTAATTACAGAACATTTAGTGGATTTGCAACGGCTTCCAAAAAATTAGACCTTTTGAATCGGGAACAATATCTTGAGTTTGGTAGGGAATTATTGGACAATGCCGGTGCCACTTACCCTTCCCGTTGGAGCCAACTGGACACACCTATTTACGCCGGTACGACCCAGACCTATGCAGAAACGGATTCAGACTATCAAGATGCGGTTTTCACTACGGGAATTACAACACAACATCACCTAAGTGTGCGAGGAGGTTCGGAAACTTCTAGGGTGTATGCTTCTTTTGGCTACTTCAAGCAAGACGGTATCATGTTGGGAACTGGATTTTCCAGATATAATTTCAGGGTGAACTCAGACCATGATGTTAACAAGTGGTTGACCGTTGGGGAGTCATTGACTATTTCCAATGGCGAGAGACTTAATGAGGCTGAGTTGGGAGGCCGTACGCAAATCCAGAACATTATTAGGGGGATACCATATATACCATTAAGAGATCCAACTTTGCAGGGAGGACTTAGGGCTCCGGATGGTGCCGATGGTACAGATCCTGAAAACCCTTTAAGACCGGCCGTCATAGATAGGAACACAAATTCCAATGTAAGAATTTTTGGAACTGCTTATGCCAATATCAAACTTTTTGATGGATTGGATTATCGTTTCACTGCAGGTATCGACTGGAACAATTTTAGAAACTTGCAATTGCAACCTATCTATTTCGATGGTTTCGCGGGTAGAACGGAAAACATTACTATCGACCAGCAGAATACCTCTACAGGAAACTACTTTTCCAATCAATTGAACTTTGCTAAGACTTGGGGAAAACATAATATAGATGCCATTGCGGTTGCGGAACGTCAAGATTTTGATATATACACTTTAACTGGAAATGGACGTCGTCTCAGTAACGATTTAAATGTTCTCCAAGGAACGCAGGCTCAGACCGTTTCGGGAACAGAAGGGTCAAATGTCATTTATTCCTTTTTGGGAAGATTAAATTATGATTTTGGAGGTCGTTATTTGTTAAGTGCTTCCTTAAGAAGGGATGGTTCATCTAAGTTTTCTGAAGGTTACAAATGGAAAACATTCCCAGGTATTTCTGCTGGTTGGAACATTGCTGCAGAGCCTTTTATGGAAGGAGTTGAAAACTTATCCGAATTAAAAATAAGGGGTAGTTGGGGACAAGTAGGTTTTGAAGGTATAGGTGATTATGAAAGTCAGGCCGGTATATCAACTAATACCAATGCGATTATAAACAATGAAGAAGTGCAAGGGGCCTTTTTCAATCGTCTGGCGAATCCGGAATTGGAGTGGGAAGTTACTACCATGACCAATATTGGTTTGGATCTGGGATTATATCAAAACAGGGTGCAGTTATCTGCGGAGTGGTATAAAAGGACAACGGATAACCTAATTCTAAATGTACCTATTCCTGCTTCACTTGGATTTGCCGGTAATACCATTGCAAATGTTGGGGGCATGGAAAACTGGGGATTGGACTTTAGTGCTTCTTATTACTCAAATCCAGGAACAGATTTCCAATGGAATGTTTCCGCAAATCTTGGGCTTTTCAGGAACGAAGTAGTTGCTCTAGCTACAGAATCGGGTAGTATTTTTGGAGGGCAGAATGCAGATGCTGGAGGATTTGACATAACCCGAACGGCTGTTGGTGACCCTATTCAATCTTTCTATGGATGGAAGGTTGAAGGTATTTTTCAAAGCCAAGCTGAAATTGACCAGTACAATGCACTGGATGGTGACCCATCAACGCCTTACCAAAGCAATGCAGCTCCCGGTGATCTTATCTTTCAGGATTTGGATGGCAGTGGTGATATTACGGCTGAAGATCGTGATGTACTTGGAACTTTTATTCCTGATTTTAGTTATGGTTTAAATTTTGATTCTTCTTATAAAAACTTTTATCTTAACATGTATTGGTATGGTAACCAAGGCAATGACGTTTATAATGCTACCCGGGTTTATACAGAAGGAGGGTTGAGGTTGTTCAATCACGGTACTCAAGTACTTAATGCCTGGACTCCATCAAACACGGATACTAACATTCCAAGAATGGTAAACGGAGATCCTAATCAGAATACTCGAACTTCTGATCGTTTTGTAGAGGATGCTTCCTTTTTACGTCTACAAAACCTAAAAATAGGTTACAGGTTTCCACAGGACTGGTTGGATAAAGGTTTGTCTGGACTCAGCAATTTTAACGTCTATCTTTCAGGAAATAATCTCTTGACCTTTACAAAATATCAAGGATACGACCCTGAAATCGGTGCAAGAAACAATAACCTTAACATCCAAGGTGTAGATTATGGTCAATATCCAAGACCTCGAACTATTCTAATAGGATTGGAACTAGGATTCTAA
- a CDS encoding glycoside hydrolase family 95 protein, which produces MKSPFYFLISFIPIILFGQQSDDLKLWYDEPSGEVWEKALPIGNGRIGAMVYGNVDKDIFQLNEHTVWSGSPNRNDNPNALEALPEVRELIFKGEYKAAEQLANEKIITKKSHGQMFQPVGNLELSFPNHDNYQDYYRELDISKAISKTSYQLNGVTYTREAFVSLADRVLVIKLSADEPGKVSFTANFTSPHLEPRIETQDNDQLSLWGKTSDHEGIEGKVEFNALAKIKTTNGTVTQTNSSVKVKNASDAIIMVSIATNFNSYHDLGGDEMERAKAYLDTAFEKEYDQLKSDHIKKYQELFERVVLDFGSSEASKLPTDERLANFRNTEDPSFVALYFQFGRYLLISSSQPGGQPANLQGIWNGRMKPAWDSKYTININAEMNYWPAERTNLSELHEPFLTMVKELSETGKETAKVMYGAKGWMAHHNTDIWRITGPIDGAFWGIWNGGGAWTSQHLWEHYLYTGDTSFLQSIYPVLKGTAEFYADFLVEHPNYPYLVVAPGNSPENAPEEHQGSSITAGSTMDNQLVFDVFNTAIKASKILGKDEAFADSLKTLRKQLPPMQVGKHNQLQEWLDDVDSPEDHHRHISHLYGLFPSNQISPYRTPKLFAASKNTLLQRGDVSTGWSMGWKVNWWAKMQDGNHAYKLIKDQLTPVGINQGGGGTYNNLFDAHPPFQIDGNFGCTSGIAEMLLQSSDGSVHLLPAIPDALKSGYVGGLKARGDFELVSMEWEDKKLVVATIKSHLGGNLRLRVPNAVELIGTGTLKKAGGENPNPLFYVPETAAPIISKEATLENLELENTFLYDLETEKGRTYTFIIKK; this is translated from the coding sequence ATGAAAAGTCCTTTTTATTTCCTTATTTCCTTTATTCCCATAATTCTTTTTGGCCAACAATCAGATGATTTAAAATTATGGTATGACGAGCCTTCAGGAGAGGTTTGGGAAAAAGCCTTACCTATAGGAAACGGTAGGATAGGAGCCATGGTCTATGGGAATGTGGATAAAGATATTTTTCAATTGAATGAACATACGGTTTGGAGTGGAAGCCCTAACCGTAACGATAATCCCAATGCACTGGAAGCTTTGCCCGAAGTGCGCGAGCTGATTTTTAAAGGCGAATATAAGGCCGCCGAACAACTGGCCAATGAGAAAATCATTACCAAAAAATCGCATGGCCAAATGTTTCAACCCGTGGGTAATCTGGAGCTATCGTTTCCAAACCACGACAACTACCAAGATTATTATCGGGAATTGGATATCAGCAAGGCCATCAGCAAAACCTCATACCAATTAAATGGGGTTACCTATACCCGGGAAGCCTTTGTTTCTTTGGCCGACCGTGTGTTGGTCATCAAACTTTCCGCTGATGAACCGGGTAAAGTTTCATTTACGGCAAACTTTACTTCGCCACATCTAGAACCAAGAATTGAGACTCAGGATAACGACCAACTTTCCCTTTGGGGTAAAACAAGCGACCACGAAGGAATAGAAGGTAAAGTGGAATTCAATGCACTGGCCAAAATAAAAACTACTAACGGAACAGTCACCCAAACCAATTCCTCCGTAAAAGTTAAAAATGCAAGTGATGCTATTATTATGGTTTCCATTGCTACGAACTTTAATTCATACCATGATTTGGGTGGTGATGAAATGGAACGCGCAAAAGCGTATTTGGATACTGCTTTTGAAAAGGAGTATGACCAATTAAAGTCCGACCACATTAAAAAATACCAGGAACTTTTTGAGAGGGTTGTATTGGATTTTGGAAGTTCGGAGGCTTCAAAACTACCTACAGATGAGCGCTTGGCGAACTTTAGAAATACCGAAGACCCCTCATTTGTTGCCCTTTATTTTCAATTTGGAAGATATCTATTGATATCCTCTTCCCAACCTGGCGGACAACCGGCCAACTTGCAGGGGATATGGAACGGACGCATGAAACCCGCGTGGGACAGTAAATATACAATCAACATAAACGCCGAAATGAACTATTGGCCCGCAGAGCGAACCAACCTCTCGGAATTGCACGAACCCTTTTTGACCATGGTGAAAGAGCTTTCGGAAACGGGAAAAGAAACCGCAAAAGTGATGTACGGCGCAAAGGGTTGGATGGCGCACCACAATACCGATATATGGCGAATAACCGGCCCCATAGACGGTGCGTTTTGGGGTATTTGGAACGGCGGTGGTGCATGGACCAGTCAACATCTTTGGGAACACTATTTATATACCGGTGATACCTCATTTTTACAATCCATCTATCCCGTTTTAAAAGGTACTGCCGAGTTCTATGCCGATTTTTTGGTTGAACATCCGAATTATCCCTATCTGGTAGTTGCTCCTGGAAATTCCCCCGAAAACGCCCCAGAGGAACATCAAGGTTCTTCCATTACGGCAGGTTCTACCATGGACAATCAGCTAGTTTTTGATGTTTTCAATACCGCAATCAAAGCCTCTAAAATTTTGGGAAAGGATGAAGCTTTTGCCGATTCCCTTAAAACATTACGCAAACAACTACCCCCCATGCAAGTGGGCAAGCACAACCAATTACAGGAATGGCTGGATGATGTGGATTCACCCGAAGACCATCATAGGCATATTTCCCATTTGTACGGTCTCTTTCCGTCCAACCAGATTTCGCCCTACCGAACTCCCAAACTTTTTGCAGCTTCTAAAAATACGCTCTTACAACGTGGTGATGTTTCTACGGGATGGAGCATGGGCTGGAAGGTAAATTGGTGGGCCAAAATGCAGGACGGCAACCACGCCTATAAATTGATAAAAGACCAACTGACTCCGGTCGGCATAAACCAAGGTGGAGGCGGTACCTACAATAACCTTTTTGACGCGCACCCACCGTTTCAAATCGATGGTAATTTTGGGTGTACTTCCGGTATTGCCGAAATGTTATTGCAAAGTTCCGATGGGTCGGTTCATTTACTCCCTGCCATTCCGGATGCCTTAAAGTCCGGTTATGTAGGCGGATTAAAAGCCAGGGGCGATTTTGAATTGGTTTCGATGGAATGGGAGGATAAAAAATTAGTGGTCGCTACGATCAAATCGCATTTGGGAGGAAACCTTCGGCTTCGAGTTCCAAATGCTGTAGAATTAATAGGAACGGGAACCTTGAAAAAAGCGGGAGGCGAAAACCCGAATCCACTCTTTTATGTACCTGAAACAGCTGCACCCATAATTTCCAAAGAGGCCACCTTGGAAAATCTTGAATTGGAAAACACGTTTCTATACGATTTGGAAACCGAAAAAGGAAGAACGTACACCTTTATAATTAAGAAGTAA